A single window of Pontibacillus chungwhensis DNA harbors:
- the rbsB gene encoding ribose ABC transporter substrate-binding protein RbsB — protein MRKLRLLLTMSLVLIFLSACSLQPPEWAKPSSGNGEGDVKVGLSVSTLNNPFFVSMKEGVEQEAKAQGMEAVVVDAQNDAAKQVNDVEDLIQQGVDVLLINPTDSAAISTAVQSANSLGIPVITLDRSAEKGDVETLVSSDNEKGGEMAGKYIVEQVGEGAKVAELEGVPGASATRERGAGFHNIADEQLDVVAKQTANFDRTEGLNTMENMLQGNPDIEAVFAHNDEMALGAYQAIQSSGRDILVVGFDGNDDAMSSIKSGNLSATVAQQPIEIGKLAVQAGQDVLDGEEVEETIPVPLKLVTEENVEE, from the coding sequence ATGAGAAAATTACGTCTATTATTAACGATGAGCCTCGTCCTTATTTTCCTTAGCGCCTGTTCCCTGCAACCGCCTGAATGGGCGAAGCCAAGCTCAGGCAACGGGGAAGGGGACGTGAAGGTCGGACTATCCGTTTCTACATTAAATAATCCTTTCTTCGTATCGATGAAAGAAGGCGTCGAGCAAGAGGCGAAAGCACAGGGAATGGAAGCCGTAGTCGTTGACGCTCAGAATGACGCAGCGAAACAGGTCAACGATGTAGAGGATTTAATTCAACAGGGCGTTGATGTTCTGCTCATTAACCCAACGGACTCAGCAGCAATCTCAACAGCCGTTCAGTCTGCTAACAGTCTAGGCATCCCAGTCATTACACTGGATCGCTCCGCTGAAAAAGGAGACGTCGAAACGTTAGTCAGCTCAGATAACGAAAAAGGCGGCGAAATGGCCGGGAAGTACATTGTGGAGCAAGTTGGTGAAGGCGCCAAAGTCGCTGAACTAGAAGGCGTTCCAGGTGCATCTGCTACCCGTGAACGTGGAGCAGGATTCCACAATATCGCTGATGAACAGTTAGACGTTGTGGCGAAACAAACCGCCAACTTCGACCGCACAGAAGGTCTGAATACGATGGAAAACATGCTACAAGGGAACCCAGACATCGAAGCCGTCTTCGCGCACAATGACGAAATGGCCCTTGGGGCGTATCAAGCGATACAAAGCTCAGGCCGCGATATTCTTGTTGTAGGATTTGACGGTAATGACGATGCCATGAGTAGTATCAAGAGCGGTAACCTATCCGCAACCGTCGCTCAGCAACCGATTGAGATCGGTAAACTTGCTGTACAAGCTGGCCAAGATGTCCTTGATGGAGAAGAAGTTGAAGAAACAATTCCGGTACCGCTTAAACTTGTGACAGAAGAAAATGTAGAAGAATAA
- a CDS encoding sugar ABC transporter ATP-binding protein — translation MKISMENIHKAFGTNKVLEGVDMEIESGEVHALMGENGAGKSTLMKILTGLHQKDEGTVMIDGEARTFANPKEAEEFGIAFIHQELNVWPDLTVLENLFINKEPVTKFGLIQTKKMKAIANEQFEKLAVSIPLHKEAGQCSVGEQQMIEIAKALMTDAKVIIMDEPSAALTDREIEKLFDVIRSLKKQGVSIVYISHRMEEIFTICDRITVMRDGQTVDTTPIPETSFDDVVRKMVGRELTDRFPERTPEPGESVLEVKGLGRKGVFRDVHFTARAGEIVGVAGLMGAGRTEIMRTLFGLDGKYEGEIFVNGQKVDVKNPSQAVKLGLGFITEDRKGEGLVLDFPIKDNIALPSLRSFTKNSLIQEKEEQEFVDMLIKRLTVKTESSKTEAKNLSGGNQQKVVIAKWIGIGPKVLILDEPTRGVDVGAKREIYQLMNELTDRGVAIIMVSSELPEVLGMSDRVLVVHEGTIAGELNRDEADQEKIMTLATGGQVNG, via the coding sequence ATGAAGATCTCTATGGAGAACATTCACAAAGCCTTCGGGACCAATAAGGTGCTCGAAGGTGTGGATATGGAAATTGAATCAGGAGAGGTTCACGCTCTAATGGGAGAGAACGGAGCGGGGAAATCGACATTAATGAAAATTCTCACAGGCCTTCATCAGAAAGACGAAGGGACCGTTATGATCGACGGGGAAGCGCGTACGTTTGCTAATCCAAAAGAAGCCGAGGAATTTGGGATCGCGTTTATCCATCAAGAGCTCAATGTTTGGCCGGATCTAACGGTATTAGAGAACTTGTTTATCAATAAAGAGCCTGTGACCAAGTTTGGTCTTATTCAAACGAAAAAAATGAAAGCGATTGCGAACGAGCAATTTGAGAAACTAGCGGTTTCGATTCCCCTTCATAAAGAAGCTGGTCAGTGCTCAGTCGGGGAACAGCAAATGATTGAAATCGCAAAAGCACTCATGACCGATGCGAAAGTGATCATTATGGACGAGCCGTCAGCTGCTCTTACTGACCGTGAGATTGAGAAGCTATTCGATGTTATTCGTTCGTTAAAAAAACAAGGGGTATCAATCGTGTACATTTCGCACCGTATGGAAGAGATCTTTACGATTTGCGACCGGATTACCGTCATGCGAGATGGTCAAACGGTTGATACCACACCAATTCCAGAGACGAGTTTTGATGATGTCGTAAGGAAGATGGTCGGAAGAGAACTTACAGACCGATTCCCGGAACGAACTCCCGAGCCGGGTGAGTCAGTGCTTGAAGTGAAAGGGCTCGGGCGAAAAGGGGTCTTTCGGGATGTTCACTTTACCGCTCGCGCTGGTGAAATTGTCGGAGTGGCCGGATTAATGGGAGCAGGCCGCACAGAGATCATGCGTACGCTTTTTGGCTTAGATGGGAAGTACGAAGGCGAGATCTTCGTCAATGGCCAGAAAGTAGATGTAAAGAATCCAAGTCAGGCGGTGAAGCTAGGTCTAGGATTTATTACAGAAGACCGAAAAGGAGAAGGTCTTGTTTTAGACTTTCCGATTAAAGACAACATTGCCTTACCGAGCTTACGGAGCTTTACGAAGAATAGCTTAATTCAGGAAAAAGAAGAACAAGAATTTGTCGACATGCTAATTAAACGCCTCACGGTTAAAACAGAATCTTCTAAAACAGAAGCGAAGAATCTATCAGGCGGAAATCAGCAAAAAGTCGTCATTGCGAAATGGATTGGGATTGGTCCGAAAGTGCTGATCTTAGATGAACCAACTCGCGGAGTAGACGTCGGGGCGAAGCGGGAGATCTATCAGTTAATGAATGAACTGACAGACCGCGGAGTAGCCATCATTATGGTGTCTTCAGAACTACCAGAAGTTCTTGGCATGAGCGACCGTGTTCTCGTTGTACATGAGGGGACCATTGCAGGAGAGCTGAACCGGGATGAAGCCGATCAGGAGAAAATAATGACATTAGCAACAGGGGGTCAAGTGAATGGATAG
- the rbsC gene encoding ABC transporter permease subunit, producing the protein MDSAIKGAKQVGNITQKLGPFVGLLALIIVVSIFNSSFLDPLNLLNLFRQVAINALIAYGMTFVILTGGIDLSVGSVLALSSALMAGMMVSGLDPILSIIIGCLLGAVMGAVNGLLVTKGKMAPFIATLATMTMFRGLTLVYTDGNPITGLGDSYAFQLFGRGYFLGIPVPAITMFLAFAVLWVILHKTPFGRKTYAIGGNEKAALISGINVSRVKVMVYSLAGLLSALAGAILVSRLDSAQPTAGEAYELDAIAAVVLGGTSLSGGRGLIVGTLIGALIIGTLNNGLNLLGVSSFFQMVVKGVVIIIAVLIDRKKAA; encoded by the coding sequence ATGGATAGTGCAATCAAAGGGGCAAAACAGGTAGGAAACATCACACAGAAATTAGGTCCGTTTGTCGGACTGCTCGCTCTTATTATCGTTGTATCGATTTTTAACTCAAGTTTCTTAGATCCATTGAACTTATTAAATCTTTTCAGGCAAGTCGCGATTAATGCACTAATCGCTTATGGAATGACGTTCGTTATCTTAACAGGTGGAATTGATTTATCGGTCGGTTCCGTACTGGCATTGTCGAGTGCTTTAATGGCAGGCATGATGGTGTCTGGTCTTGATCCGATTCTATCAATTATTATTGGTTGTTTACTAGGTGCGGTAATGGGAGCTGTGAACGGTCTACTCGTGACAAAAGGAAAAATGGCACCGTTTATCGCAACTCTTGCAACCATGACGATGTTCCGCGGTTTAACGCTTGTGTATACAGACGGAAACCCGATTACAGGTCTTGGCGATAGCTATGCATTCCAGTTGTTCGGACGTGGGTACTTCCTAGGCATTCCGGTACCAGCGATTACGATGTTTCTTGCTTTCGCTGTTCTGTGGGTGATTTTACACAAAACGCCATTCGGTCGTAAGACGTATGCGATTGGTGGAAATGAAAAAGCGGCTCTTATTTCAGGAATTAATGTATCACGCGTGAAAGTAATGGTGTATTCCCTTGCAGGTCTATTGTCTGCCCTTGCAGGTGCAATTCTAGTATCCCGTCTTGATTCGGCTCAGCCAACAGCGGGTGAAGCGTACGAGTTAGACGCAATTGCCGCTGTTGTACTAGGTGGAACGAGTCTATCAGGTGGACGTGGTTTAATTGTAGGAACACTAATTGGTGCACTTATTATCGGTACGCTGAATAATGGCTTGAATCTACTTGGCGTTTCTTCCTTCTTCCAGATGGTTGTGAAGGGTGTCGTTATTATCATCGCCGTATTAATTGACCGAAAGAAAGCAGCATAG